A window of the Pararge aegeria chromosome 2, ilParAegt1.1, whole genome shotgun sequence genome harbors these coding sequences:
- the LOC120628488 gene encoding trypsin CFT-1-like, with the protein MWATLLLLALTSAVVTAIPAPEGRIVGGTVTTIGQWPMGVSMLLSRSGLSFQQACGGSVLNNQNVLSAAHCFAGNSPSNWRMRVGSTNANSGGVVHNTARILNHPNYNARTTDFDIAIMRTSTRITFNTNVRAGAIAGTNYNLPDGSVVWAIGWGTTSSGGRPSEQLRQVQIWTVNQATCRQRYAARGRTITDNMLCSGWLDVGGRDQCQGDSGGPLLHNNVIVGVCSWGNGCAQPRYPGVNARVSRFTNWIRANS; encoded by the exons ATGTGGGCGACTTTGCTTCTATTGGCCTTAACGTCGGCTGTGGTTACAG ccaTACCTGCTCCAGAAGGGAGGATAGTTGGTGGTACGGTTACCACAATTGGACAATGGCCCATGGGCGTGTCAATGTTGTTGTCGAGATCTGGATTGTCATTCCAACAGGCCTGCGGAGGTTCTGTACTCAACAATCAAAATGTTCTTTCGGCAGCCCATTGCTTTGC AGGTAATTCGCCGAGTAACTGGCGTATGCGGGTCGGTTCCACTAACGCCAACAGTGGCGGGGTTGTCCACAACACAGCCAGGATTCTTAATCATCCCAACTACAACGCCCGCACGACAGACTTCGACATCGCTATTATGCGCACATCCACCAGAATAACATTTAATACTAATGTTAGAGCTGGAGCAATTGCTGGAACAAACTACAACCTTCCCGATGGGTCAGTTGTGTGGGCTATCGGTTGGGGAACCACCTCG TCCGGGGGTAGACCTTCCGAACAGCTTCGTCAGGTACAAATTTGGACCGTTAACCAAGCGACCTGCAGGCAACGCTATGCTGCTAGAGGCCGTACCATCACGGACAACATGCTGTGCTCGGGGTGGCTGGACGTTGGAGGTCGTGACCAGTGCCAGGGTGATTCCGGAGGCCCTCTCCTACACAATAACGTGATCGTCGGTGTTTGTTCGTGGGGAAATGGATGTGCCCAACCTCGTTACCCTGGTGTCAACGCTCGCGTTTCCCGCTTCACTAACTGGATCCGtgcaaattcataa
- the LOC120628482 gene encoding trypsin, alkaline A-like: MRTILALLAVGLAAVAASPTPGRIVGGSVTSINQYPMAVSMLYAFSGSNHRQACGGSILNNRSVLSAAHCTHGDPASRWRMRVGSTNANSGGLVLNSARIINHPQYNTRTTDNDVCVIQAASNIGSSATIRPGNIAGANYNLPDNAAVWAMGWGRTSFGGQSSEALRHVQIWVVNQAVCRQNYASIGGTITDNMLCSGWINVGGRDQCQGDSGGPLLHNNVIVGVCSWGHECARPRFPGVNARVSRYTNWIRNNA; encoded by the exons ATGCGCACCATACTAGCTTTATTGGCCGTTGGGCTAGCTGCCGTTGCAG catcacCAACACCTGGAAGGATTGTTGGAGGTTCGGTAACATCCATCAACCAATATCCCATGGCCGTGTCTATGCTCTACGCTTTCTCTGGATCGAATCATCGCCAGGCTTGCGGAGGCAGCATCCTAAACAACAGATCTGTTCTCAGTGCCGCTCACTGCACCCA CGGTGACCCAGCCAGTCGCTGGCGTATGCGTGTAGGCTCCACGAACGCTAACAGTGGTGGTCTTGTTCTCAACTCTGCAAGAATCATCAACCACCCCCAGTACAATACACGCACTACTGACAACGACGTGTGTGTTATTCAAGCAGCAAGCAATATAGGCAGCAGCGCCACTATTCGCCCCGGAAATATTGCTGGTGCAAACTACAACCTGCCTGATAACGCGGCCGTTTGGGCCATGGGATGGGGCCGTACTTCC TTTGGAGGCCAATCATCTGAAGCTCTCCGCCATGTTCAAATCTGGGTCGTCAATCAAGCAGTATGTAGACAGAATTACGCCAGTATTGGTGGTACCATTACTGACAACATGTTGTGCTCCGGCTGGATCAACGTAGGAGGTCGCGACCAGTGCCAAGGGGACTCCGGTGGTCCTCTGCTCCACAACAACGTCATCGTCGGCGTGTGCTCCTGGGGACACGAATGCGCTCGTCCTCGATTCCCTGGTGTCAATGCCCGCGTCTCTCGCTACACCAACTGGATCCGTAACAAtgcttaa
- the LOC120628499 gene encoding trypsin, alkaline B-like: MRALFVLIIELASIAAVLAAPSRIVGGSKVSIKHYPMGAAMLFSRGGVGNFVQTCGGAIINNRAIVSASHCYTGDPAVRWRARVGSTKAHSGGVVHNTARIYHHPDFNAFNTDSDVAVLHVTVPFSFNNYVQPAYIAGAYYHLGDNKVVWAIGWGYTSFWGQPSEHLQHVQIWTVNQTICVQRYAEIGRVVTDNMLCSGWLDVGGRDQCQGDSGGPLLHNNIVVGVSSWGYQCALPRYPGVSTRISQFAKWIVEHA; encoded by the exons ATGCGTGCCCTCTTTGTTTTGATCATAGAGTTAGCTTCAATTGCAG CTGTTTTAGCGGCACCCAGTAGAATTGTTGGTGGTTCGAAAGTTTCCATCAAACATTATCCTATGGGAGCGGCTATGCTGTTCTCTAGAGGTGGAGTGGGAAACTTTGTCCAGACCTGCGGCGGCGCCATAATAAACAATAGAGCAATTGTTTCTGCATCTCACTGTTACAC GGGGGATCCAGCAGTGCGCTGGCGTGCTCGAGTGGGCTCTACCAAAGCCCACAGCGGTGGTGTAGTCCATAACACCGCTAGGATATATCATCATCCTGACTTCAACGCATTCAATACAGATAGTGATGTAGCAGTGCTTCATGTGACTGTACCGTTCTCATTTAACAACTACGTTCAGCCCGCATATATCGCGGGGGCTTACTACCACTTAGGTGACAACAAAGTTGTTTGGGCCATTGGCTGGGGATACACTAGC TTTTGGGGCCAACCATCTGAACATCTCCAACACGTTCAAATATGGACTGTCAACCAGACGATCTGCGTTCAACGCTATGCAGAGATAGGTCGCGTAGTCACTGACAACATGTTGTGCTCCGGCTGGCTTGATGTGGGAGGTCGCGACCAGTGCCAAGGCGACTCCGGCGGTCCTCTGCTCCACAACAACATCGTGGTCGGTGTTAGCTCCTGGGGATATCAATGTGCCCTCCCTCGATACCCTGGCGTCAGTACTCGCATCTCTCAATTTGCTAAGTGGATTGTAGAACATGCTTAA